Sequence from the Catenuloplanes indicus genome:
GGCCAAGGCGGAGCCGGTGGACTTCGGCGGGCCGTTCATCCACGGGAAGCGCGGTGCGCGGTTCGTGTATCTGGCCTGGGGGAGCGCGGTGGCGGGCGGCGGTTTCCACACGTTCCGCCGGGCGAAGATCCACCCGGTGGACGCGGGGATGGAGCTAGTCGCCGAGGCCGCCGCCGGTCGTGGTGTGCTCACGGCCCGGCTCGGGCTGACCGACGCCGAGGGCGGACCGGTCTGCGCCACCGTCCGCCCGCCGCTCGTGCGCTGGGAGCTGCTCCCGGACTGACCGGGCACGCACCACGAGATCGGGCCGCGTGGTCGTGTATCGGGCGATCATCAGGTCGAGAAGCCACGGCGTGCGTGACTGCCGAGCCGGGTGGAGTT
This genomic interval carries:
- a CDS encoding DUF5990 family protein, whose protein sequence is MRIVGVDLPGRWADTNPAGPPYRDVHVGVQRRDEVIDLVPGDAESAVWAFEVTAKAEPVDFGGPFIHGKRGARFVYLAWGSAVAGGGFHTFRRAKIHPVDAGMELVAEAAAGRGVLTARLGLTDAEGGPVCATVRPPLVRWELLPD